TCATCCAGCCGGCGCAGCGGGAAGGCCTGCGCGTAGGCGGCGATGGCGCCCTCGCGGTCTCCCAGCATCTCGCATGCGCGGCCCAGCCGGGCGCGCACGTCCGCCAGCTTCTCCGGCGCCGCCGTGCGAGGCAGCGTGGACAGCAGCGCCTCCAGCGCGCGGCGGGCATGCTCGGGCCGCTCGCAGCGCAGCGACAGGTCCGCCAGGTCCAGCAGCACGGCGGCATCCGGCGCCAGCCGCGCGGCCTTCTCCAGCGCCACCAGCGCGTCGCCCACCCGGCCCAGGCGGGCCTCCAGCACTCCGGCCAGCTCGCGCAGCGCCGCGGCGGCGAGCCGCTTGTCGCCCTGCGTCTCCGCCACCCGCGCGCGCACCTCCAGCGCCGTGGCCAGCCCCGCCATGTCCGCGCGCTTGCGCTGCAGCGCGCACAGCTCGCCCAGCGCGGGCAAATCATCGGGCTCGGCGCGCAGCACCTCCTGGAGGGCGTGCACCGCGAGGTCCAGGTCGAAGGCGAGGTCTCTCGCGGCCACCGCGAGGCGGCGGTACTTCTGCGCGCGGTCCTTCAGGTCCGTGGACAGCCGCGCCAGCGCGGACAGGCACCGCGTCAGCAGCGCGCCGTCACGCCGCGCCTCAGCCAGCGCCAGCAGCGACTCCAGCGCGGGCCGGTGGTCGCCGTCCGCCTCCAGCGCGAGCAGCAGCAGCCGCTCGGCCTTCTCCGGCTGCTGGAGCTTGCCCCGGTACAGCTCGCCGGCCTCCGCCCACAGCGCGGCGCGCTTGCCGGGCTCCTCCTGGAGCGCGGCGGCCTTCTCCAACGCCTCGGCCAGCTCCTGCGAGCGGCCGGTGGCGCGGAAGTACGGAATCAGCTCCTCGAGCGCCACCGCGTCGCGCGGGTCCAGCGACAGCGCGGACTCCAGGTGCTCGCGGGAGCGCGCGGGGTCTCCCAGCCGCGTGCGGTACAGGCGCGCCAGCGCGTGGTGGCTGGCGTGCGCGGCATGGCGCACCCCTTCCGAGCGCGGCGCCGGCCCCGCCAGCTCCAGCGCCTGCTGGTAGCCCGCGAGCGCCTCCTGCAGCCGCCCCAGTCCCTCCGCCACGCGCGCGGCGGCGAACAGCGGCTCCGGCTCGCCGGGCAGCAGCGACACCGCCTCGCGGTAGCGCAGCAGCGCGTTGTCCGGCTGCTTCAGTCCCTCTTCCCACACACGGCCGGCCAGCAGGTCCGCATGGCCCACCCGGTCCAGCTCGTGCCGGGCCATGGCGACTTCGCGCAGGCGGTCCAGCGCCTTCAGCGCGCGCAGGTGCTCGCCGCCCCGGTGGCACAGCTCGCCCAAAAGCAGCAGCGCGTCCGGGTGGTCCGGCGCCAGCCGCAGCGCGGCCTCGCAGTGCAGCCGCGCACCGGCGACGTCGTCCTCGGTCTGCGCGCACAGGCGGGCCAGGTGGACGTGCGCATCCGCGGCCTCGGCCGGGTCCCTGGCGAGCGCGGCCAGCCGGCGGTACGCCCGCACCGCGCCGGCCCTGTCACGGGCCTGGTCGGAGGCACGCGCCAGCGCCTTGAGGGAAGGCAGGTGGTCGGGCTTGAGGCCCAGCAGCTCGTGCAGCGCCTTCACCGCCACCTGCGGCGCGGTGTCGCGCGAGCAGCGGGCGGCGGCCTCGGCGGAGAAGAAGGCCGCGGCCTCCTCCGACGTCCGGCGGGCCAGCGCGCACAGCGCGAGGTAGCGCTCGGCGGCGCGGGCACCCTCACCCCGACGCTCGCGCACCACGGCCTCGCCCCAGAGGGCGGCGGGGCTGCGGTCCCTGCGGCGCTGCAGCGTGGCGGCGATGTCCAGCGCCAGGTCGTGCGCCTGCGGGTCCGCCACCATGAGGGACAGCAGCCGCTCGGCGGCGAAGGGGTGCGCGTCCTGCGCGTCCCCGGCCTGGAGGTACGCCTGGCGCGCGTCGGCCAGCCGCCCCTGGGCAATGAGTCCTTCCGCGTCCGAGAAGGCGCGAGCGCCCTCCAGTGCGAGCATCAGCTCTTCATCCGGCGCGGCCGGCGGCGGCAGGCCTCCGGCGGAGAAGCGCAGGCGCAGGCCGGTGCTGGAGACCTCGGCGGCGGACAGGCGCGCGGTGTCGAGCGCCGGCATCTTGTACCCGCGGCTCACCGCCGCGAGCTGGCACAGCGCGGGCAGCACCCGCGTGGAGAAGCCGGTGGCGCCGCGCACCTCCACGTCCGGCACCAGCCCCAGCGCGCCGACACCCGCGGCAAGCAGCCCGGGCACCTGCACGGAGGGTGTGGAGGAGAAGCCGTACAGCCGCACGTCATAGAGGTAGACGGCGAGCTTCTCCCCGTCCGCGTCGAAGGCCACCTTGAAGGTGAAGGGCGTGCGCTCGGGCGCGGGCAGCCGGCCCTGGCCCTCGAGGTAGCCGGGACGGAAGTGCAGCCGCAGCTCTTCGATTCCGGCGAGCCGCCCGGCCAGCTCCGCCACCCGGCGCGTCACCAGGTCCGCGTCGACGGTCAGCTCGAGGAAGCCGAAGAGGAGCTTCTTGCGCTGGTAGCGCGTGGCCCCGGCGCTGACGTTGAAGGGGAAGCTGACGTCCGGAATCTGCAGCGCGAAGTCGGAGATGCGCAGACCCGGCAGCACCTCCAACGCCGGAAAGCCCACGAAGGCCCTGCGGTCCAGCAGGCGCAGCTCGGGGGCGGCGGCGCGCGCTTCCTGCGCCGCGGCGGGCTTTGGGGAGTCACTGTCAGTAGCCATCGCGGAGGACGCGACGCTACCACGCTGCCCAAGCCCTCGAAATTTCTGACAATCCCCCCGCCTGTGGAGCAGGCAACGGGGCGTGTGGGCGGCGCCACGCCGCGGTGCACTATCAACATGCACCCCGGACTGAAGTCGGACAATATGCGCCCGGCGTGCTGGCCCCCGACTCCCTCGTCCTCGAAGGTCGCTTCCGGGTCCTCCGACCCCTGGGCTCGGGTGGGATGGGACAGGTGTACCTGGGTGAGCAGGTGTCCCTGGGGCGCAAGGTGGCCATCAAGGTCCTCCACCAGGACCTGCACGCCCAGGCCGGCATGGCCGAGCGCTTCAAGCGGGAGGCCCGCCTCCTGTCCGCCGTGGAGCACCCGGCGGTGGTGCACATCGTCGACTTCGGCGAGTCCGGGGACCACGCGTGCCTGGTGATGGAGTTCGTGGAGGGGGAGAGCCTCTACGACGTCCTCACCCCCGGCCCCATGCCGCCGGGCCGCGCGCTGCCGCTGCTCCAGCAGCTGGCGGAGGGCCTGGCCGCCATCCACGACAAGGGCATCATCCACCGGGACTTGAAGCCGGAGAACGTCTTCATCTCCCCTGGCGCGCGCGGGGAGCAGGCCCGGCTGCTGGACTTCGGCATCGCCCGGCTGGTGGAGCCGGACGCCAACAGCAGCGTCAGCCAGGTGGGCGTGGTGCTGGGGACGCCGGAGTACCTGTCCCCGGAGCAGGCCGTGGGCGCGAAGGTGGACACGCGCAGCGACCTCTATTCTTTCGGCGTGCTGATGTACCGCGTGCTGGCCGGGCGGCTGCCCTTCGATGGGCCCTCGCCGCGCCACTTCCTGGCGCAGCACGCCTCGCACGCGCCCCGTCCGTTGGACAGGGCCGCGCCCTCGCTGTCGCGGTACGTCGGCCTGCTGTCACTGGTGATGCGCCTGCTGGAGAAGGACCCGGCGAAGCGGCCGCAGAACGCGCACGAGCTGGCGGACGCGCTGGCCGCCGCGTACTCGGCCCTCTCCGCCTTCACGCCCGGCCTGGGCACGCCCGTCTACATGCCACAGGGAGGCGGGCCCTCCTCCGGCACCGCCATCTTCGCCGGAGGTGACACGGCGCCCTCGGCGGGCCCCAGCGGCACCGCTGTCTTCGCGGGGGGCGCCGCCGCGGCACCGCCTCCGGGCAGCGGCACCGCGGCGTTCGGTGTGGCCCAGGCGGGCTCCGCGTCCATGGCGCCCGTGGCGCAGCGCACGGGGACGGCGGCCTTCGGGACGCGGCCCTCGGGCAGCGTGGCCTCGGTGACGGGCGGCGCGTCGGTGGTGAAGCCGCAGAACCTGACGGTGATGCTCACCGACATCCAGGGCTTCACCGAGCGCACCAGCCGGCAGACGCACGAAGAGAACGCGCGGATGCTGGACACCCACGACAAGCTGCTGATGCCGCTGGTGAAGGAGTACGAGGGCCGGCTCATCCAGAAGCGGGGCGACGCGCTGCTGGTGGTGTTCCGCTCACCGACGGCGGGCGTGGCGTGTGGCATGGCCATGCAGGACCGGCTGTGGCGCTTCAACCAGACGGTGCCGCCGGAGGAGCAGCTGCACGTGCGGGTGTGCCTGCACGCGGGTGAGGTGCTCGTCACCCAGGACACGGTGCTGGGCGAGCCGATGGAGGTGGTGGAGTCGGTGGAGCACGTGGCCGCCGCGGGCGAGGTCACCTTCACCGAGGCGGTGAACCTGGCGCGCAACCGCGCCGAGGCGGGCGTCGAGCCGTGCGGCACCATCACCCTCCCCGGCCGCGACGAGCAGGTCCAGCTCTACCGCTGCCAGCGCGCGGCCGAGGGCCCGCCCTTCGGCGAGCGCTTCGCTCCTTCGGGTGGCATGGGCGCGCGGATGGAGCCGGTGCTGGCCCGGGTGAAGGGGGCGTTCTCCCCGCTCCGCACGCGCCTCGGAGCCCTGCATCTCGGGGCACGGCTGCGTGGGGCCTCGCTGCGAGTCGGCGAGCGGCTGCCGTCAGGACTCGCGACGCTGCGCACGAG
This genomic window from Pyxidicoccus xibeiensis contains:
- a CDS encoding protein kinase domain-containing protein, yielding MLAPDSLVLEGRFRVLRPLGSGGMGQVYLGEQVSLGRKVAIKVLHQDLHAQAGMAERFKREARLLSAVEHPAVVHIVDFGESGDHACLVMEFVEGESLYDVLTPGPMPPGRALPLLQQLAEGLAAIHDKGIIHRDLKPENVFISPGARGEQARLLDFGIARLVEPDANSSVSQVGVVLGTPEYLSPEQAVGAKVDTRSDLYSFGVLMYRVLAGRLPFDGPSPRHFLAQHASHAPRPLDRAAPSLSRYVGLLSLVMRLLEKDPAKRPQNAHELADALAAAYSALSAFTPGLGTPVYMPQGGGPSSGTAIFAGGDTAPSAGPSGTAVFAGGAAAAPPPGSGTAAFGVAQAGSASMAPVAQRTGTAAFGTRPSGSVASVTGGASVVKPQNLTVMLTDIQGFTERTSRQTHEENARMLDTHDKLLMPLVKEYEGRLIQKRGDALLVVFRSPTAGVACGMAMQDRLWRFNQTVPPEEQLHVRVCLHAGEVLVTQDTVLGEPMEVVESVEHVAAAGEVTFTEAVNLARNRAEAGVEPCGTITLPGRDEQVQLYRCQRAAEGPPFGERFAPSGGMGARMEPVLARVKGAFSPLRTRLGALHLGARLRGASLRVGERLPSGLATLRTSRRHQLALLGGVLVLLAAGAAWVLHFNDPAVRALALLEEGRKDEAQARLEEVPEEEQKAPAWRRARAAVYHAKNAHKSEYFLLSKLDEEGRSQVEDRVLDGLAEDYGRDGGKAMETLLGGFPKERVVGHFEDLAEEDYSLRQWGALRYLEHARATAGVDLVEAYVRALESESCDIRAVAAERLEALGDADAIPALTRVTETPREKAVFGTKDCGHERANAAIQRLKKKGD